A section of the Asticcacaulis sp. EMRT-3 genome encodes:
- a CDS encoding glycosyltransferase, whose amino-acid sequence MRIINIMLAKARGGVEAMAVHYHHALTEEGFEVLSIGHPGGLLAEGLLASQITPGAFAPLQARFNLDPLASLRLRRYSRAFRPDMVLAHGNRAAGLCLSPLAGLGGKTVQVMHNAFDKAHLRHMKAAICVSQNVLQHVRQRYPDTPACLVSNFSPLDSLPVKPAPTGVPVIGALGRLHEQKGFDVLLKAAAILCDEGVAFSLRIAGEGPEGEALAAQCHNLNLEAFVTFCGWQSPVLPFLGELDLFVVPSRYEPFGLVVVEAMAAGVPVAASDLEGPREILDGGTYGRLFPGGNPQALAHALRDVITHWPETTDMAQKAQARALGQYGFAAGRARLRQAIVSIAAQADAL is encoded by the coding sequence ATGCGCATCATCAACATCATGCTGGCCAAAGCGCGGGGCGGCGTGGAGGCGATGGCTGTGCATTATCATCACGCGCTGACGGAGGAAGGCTTCGAGGTGCTGAGCATCGGTCATCCCGGGGGTCTTTTGGCTGAGGGTCTTTTGGCGTCGCAGATCACCCCTGGCGCCTTTGCACCCTTGCAGGCGCGCTTCAATCTCGACCCGCTGGCCAGCCTGCGCCTGCGCCGTTATAGCCGCGCCTTTCGCCCGGACATGGTTCTGGCGCATGGCAACCGGGCGGCGGGCCTGTGCCTGTCACCGCTGGCCGGTCTGGGCGGCAAAACCGTTCAGGTCATGCATAACGCCTTTGACAAGGCGCACCTCAGACATATGAAGGCGGCAATTTGCGTCAGTCAGAATGTGCTGCAACACGTCAGGCAGCGCTATCCCGATACGCCCGCGTGTCTGGTCAGCAATTTCAGCCCGCTGGACAGCCTGCCGGTCAAGCCCGCGCCGACGGGTGTACCGGTGATCGGCGCCCTGGGACGACTGCATGAGCAAAAGGGTTTCGACGTGCTGCTCAAGGCGGCGGCGATCTTGTGCGATGAGGGCGTCGCCTTTAGCTTGCGTATCGCCGGAGAGGGGCCCGAAGGCGAGGCGCTTGCCGCGCAATGCCACAACCTGAATCTGGAGGCCTTTGTTACCTTTTGCGGCTGGCAGTCGCCTGTCCTGCCCTTTCTCGGCGAACTGGATCTGTTTGTCGTGCCATCACGCTATGAGCCATTTGGGCTGGTCGTCGTCGAAGCGATGGCGGCGGGCGTCCCCGTGGCGGCTTCCGACCTGGAAGGGCCGCGCGAGATATTAGATGGCGGCACCTATGGCCGCCTGTTTCCCGGCGGAAACCCGCAGGCCCTGGCTCACGCCCTGCGCGACGTCATCACGCACTGGCCGGAAACCACAGATATGGCCCAAAAAGCCCAGGCCCGTGCGCTTGGCCAATATGGCTTCGCGGCAGGACGCGCGCGGCTGCGTCAGGCCATCGTGAGCATAGCGGCTCAGGCAGATGCCTTATAG